Proteins from a genomic interval of Nitrospirota bacterium:
- a CDS encoding FAD/NAD(P)-binding protein, with protein sequence MTRFSQVTENGALNPYLIQPATIVEKIREAEDIDTYRLRFVDEQARRSFRFAAGQFNMVYLFGVGEVAISIVSDPDEPESLAHTIRAVGRVTKAIAQLQPGDELGIRGPFGQGWPLDDALVKDVLIVTGGLGCAPVVGAIEYIFRRRNQYGAVKILHGVKTPHDLLFRERFDAWRRHPDTQVLLTSDQPDKTWHYHVGVVTELFEQVALDPARTMVLMCGPEIMMRLGVPILMQRGIPATAIYVSLERHMECGIGLCGHCQLGPYFLCKDGPVMRYDRVAPWLGRTGV encoded by the coding sequence ATGACACGCTTCTCACAGGTCACGGAGAATGGCGCACTCAATCCCTATCTGATTCAGCCTGCCACGATTGTGGAGAAGATCAGAGAAGCGGAAGATATCGACACCTATCGGTTACGTTTCGTCGATGAACAGGCGCGGCGGAGTTTTCGATTCGCGGCCGGGCAGTTCAACATGGTTTATCTCTTCGGCGTCGGCGAGGTGGCAATCTCGATCGTGTCGGATCCTGATGAGCCGGAGTCCCTGGCCCACACCATCCGTGCGGTAGGGCGAGTCACCAAGGCCATCGCGCAACTGCAGCCTGGCGATGAGCTGGGCATCCGTGGGCCGTTCGGACAGGGCTGGCCGCTCGACGACGCGCTGGTCAAAGATGTGCTGATCGTGACCGGCGGGCTGGGCTGTGCGCCGGTCGTCGGCGCCATTGAATATATCTTTCGTCGACGCAACCAGTATGGAGCCGTGAAGATTCTACACGGGGTCAAGACGCCGCACGACCTGCTCTTTCGGGAGCGGTTCGATGCCTGGCGAAGACATCCCGATACTCAGGTCTTATTGACCAGCGACCAGCCCGATAAGACCTGGCATTACCACGTCGGCGTGGTGACGGAACTTTTCGAGCAAGTGGCGTTGGACCCGGCACGGACCATGGTCTTGATGTGCGGACCGGAGATCATGATGCGTTTAGGCGTGCCGATCTTGATGCAGCGAGGGATTCCGGCGACCGCGATCTACGTCTCGCTGGAGCGGCACATGGAATGCGGGATCGGCCTCTGCGGCCATTGCCAATTGGGCCCCTATTTTCTGTGTAAAGACGGCCCGGTCATGCGGTACGACCGGGTCGCGCCGTGGTTGGGACGGACTGGTGTGTGA
- a CDS encoding hydrogenase maturation protease, giving the protein MTHIGAQHSVRIIGVGNLFRGDDAAGVLAARRLKALVGDRADVIEAELAGLDVLDLMAEASTVFLIDAARSGQPAGTIHRLDASAGPISADLFPHSTHVLNAVDAIEMGRTLGLLPSRVIVYGLEVGDTRAGNELSPAVAAALDQVVERVVHELEALSCTSGS; this is encoded by the coding sequence ATGACACACATCGGAGCGCAACATTCCGTCCGCATCATCGGAGTCGGCAATCTGTTCAGGGGCGACGATGCAGCAGGAGTCCTGGCCGCACGGCGGCTGAAGGCCCTGGTGGGAGACCGCGCCGACGTGATTGAAGCGGAGCTGGCTGGTCTCGACGTGCTGGACTTGATGGCAGAGGCGTCAACGGTATTCCTGATCGATGCGGCAAGGAGCGGTCAGCCTGCAGGGACCATTCATCGTCTCGATGCGTCTGCCGGGCCGATCTCAGCAGACCTGTTCCCTCATTCCACGCATGTCCTGAATGCGGTAGACGCGATCGAGATGGGCCGTACCTTGGGCCTCCTTCCATCTCGCGTGATCGTATATGGACTGGAAGTCGGGGACACCAGGGCCGGGAACGAGCTGTCTCCGGCGGTTGCCGCAGCGTTGGATCAGGTTGTCGAGCGAGTCGTCCATGAGTTGGAGGCGCTTTCGTGCACGAGTGGCAGCTGA
- a CDS encoding hydrogenase maturation nickel metallochaperone HypA, translated as MHEWQLMAQVVKMVEEALSQAPSARPSVVRLKVSTQSHIFEHDAATLQSVFAAAAAGTVAEQAALEILPVSVTGHCRLCGTSCEMHELLQCCPGCGSASVEAEPVPEVMLYEVVVKE; from the coding sequence GTGCACGAGTGGCAGCTGATGGCCCAGGTGGTCAAGATGGTAGAGGAGGCGCTCAGCCAGGCTCCCTCTGCGAGACCGTCGGTCGTGCGGCTCAAAGTCAGTACGCAGTCTCATATCTTCGAGCACGATGCGGCGACCTTGCAATCGGTCTTTGCTGCGGCCGCAGCGGGGACTGTGGCTGAGCAGGCCGCGCTGGAGATTCTGCCGGTGTCGGTCACGGGCCACTGCCGGCTCTGCGGGACGTCCTGCGAGATGCATGAGTTGCTGCAATGTTGTCCTGGTTGCGGGTCGGCAAGTGTGGAAGCGGAGCCAGTCCCTGAGGTGATGCTGTACGAAGTCGTGGTGAAGGAATGA
- a CDS encoding Ni/Fe hydrogenase subunit alpha produces MSESNDNKTRTISVGMIARVEGEGALRVSVKEGVVQDVELRIFEPPRFFEAFLVGRHYDEVPDIVARICGICPVAYQMSAVHALEQIFGVTVEGALRDVRRMIYCGEWIESHTLHVYMLHAPDFLGYASAIAMAKDHPEIVTRGLRLKKAGNALMTLLGGRSVHPVSVKVGGFSRVPLRRELEGLKDEFLWARDAAVETVRWVAGFDYPDFAQDYAFVALRPPDAYPFNAGPILSSGGLNISAEEFEQYFREEQVPYSTALQCRLNGASYLVGPMARLNLNHDHLSPLGKQVLADTGLSVPLCNPFHAVVARSVEILYAIEETLRIIDRYEPPPSPSVPVTVRAGIGMACTEAPRGILYHRYRVDGDGLIREAKIVPPTSQNQRRIEEDLRAYLPRLLDLSNEQVALGCEKIIRCYDPCISCATHFLKLDIQRDG; encoded by the coding sequence ATGAGTGAATCAAACGACAATAAGACAAGAACCATCTCGGTCGGCATGATTGCGCGCGTCGAAGGCGAAGGCGCACTCCGTGTCTCTGTGAAAGAGGGCGTCGTGCAGGATGTCGAGCTGAGGATCTTCGAGCCGCCGCGGTTCTTCGAGGCCTTCCTGGTAGGGCGACATTACGACGAGGTGCCGGACATCGTGGCGCGGATCTGCGGCATCTGCCCCGTGGCCTACCAGATGAGTGCCGTCCATGCGTTGGAGCAGATCTTCGGTGTGACCGTGGAGGGGGCGCTGCGGGATGTGCGGCGGATGATCTACTGCGGCGAATGGATCGAGAGCCATACGCTCCACGTCTACATGCTCCACGCGCCGGATTTTCTCGGCTATGCCAGCGCGATCGCGATGGCCAAAGATCATCCGGAGATCGTGACCAGGGGGCTGCGATTGAAGAAAGCCGGCAATGCTTTGATGACCCTGCTGGGTGGCCGCTCCGTGCATCCGGTTTCGGTGAAGGTTGGTGGATTTTCTCGCGTGCCGTTGCGCCGTGAACTGGAGGGGCTGAAAGATGAATTCCTGTGGGCACGCGATGCAGCGGTGGAGACTGTCCGCTGGGTCGCGGGGTTCGACTACCCTGATTTTGCGCAAGACTATGCCTTCGTCGCGCTCCGTCCTCCCGATGCGTATCCCTTCAACGCGGGGCCGATCCTGTCCAGTGGCGGTTTGAATATTTCTGCTGAGGAGTTCGAACAGTATTTCAGGGAAGAACAGGTGCCCTATTCCACGGCGCTTCAATGCAGACTCAATGGGGCCAGTTATTTGGTGGGGCCAATGGCGCGGCTGAACCTCAATCATGACCATCTGTCGCCGCTGGGGAAGCAGGTATTGGCCGACACCGGACTGTCGGTGCCTCTGTGCAATCCTTTTCACGCGGTCGTGGCCCGCTCCGTCGAAATCCTCTATGCGATCGAGGAAACGCTGCGGATCATCGACCGCTACGAGCCGCCACCCAGTCCGTCGGTCCCGGTGACCGTGCGTGCCGGTATCGGTATGGCCTGTACCGAAGCGCCGAGAGGAATTCTCTATCATCGGTATCGGGTGGATGGCGACGGCCTGATTCGCGAAGCCAAGATCGTTCCGCCCACCTCGCAGAATCAGCGGCGGATCGAGGAGGATCTGCGAGCCTATCTGCCTCGTCTGCTGGATCTCTCGAACGAGCAAGTGGCGTTGGGATGTGAAAAAATTATCCGTTGTTATGACCCTTGTATCTCCTGCGCGACGCATTTCTTGAAACTGGACATTCAGCGTGACGGGTAA
- the ppsA gene encoding phosphoenolpyruvate synthase produces MGNVTQDKQLVKWFEELGIEDVPLVGGKNASLGEMYRELAAKGVKVPNGFAVTAEAYRLFLKDAKLDAVIRSILNDLDTHDLTNLQQRGKQVRQAILAETLPPELADAITDAYDRLSKGLPEPADVAVRSSATAEDLPDASFAGQQETYLNVQGHLSLLEHCKRCFASLFTDRALSYRADKGFDHLKIALSIGVQRMVRSDLATSGVMFSIDTETGFREAVLINAAYGLGENVVQGTVNPDEYYVFKPTLKQGYRPILQKMLGTKEFKLIYDIGGGKMVKNVPVSQGDRSKFAVTDEDILTLARWACVIEDHYSAKRGTPSPMDMEWAKDGLTGELFIVQARPETVQSLQPRDTLETYRLKEKGKVLVAGRSVGEKIGQGPVRVIRSARQIHEFQSGEVLVTDKTDPDWEPIMKIASAIVTDRGGRTCHAAIVSRELGLPAIVGTEQGTDVLLDGQAVTVSCAEGDTGFVYEGQLPFHVETLDVKGLGRPKTKIMMNVGNPQEAFGLSFIPNDGVGLAREEFIISSYIKVHPLALLNFDRLEDQALKAEIGRITAGYSDKPRFFVDKLAQGVSMIAAAFYPKDVIVRLSDFKSNEYADLLGGRGYEPKEENPMLGFRGASRYYDPRYREGFALECRAMKQVRDEMGLINVKLMVPFCRTVDEGRRVIAEMERHGLKQGERGLEVYVMCEIPSNVLLAEQFAEIFDGFSIGSNDLTQLVLGVDRDSAIVAHLFDERNEAVKKMVASVIQAAKAKGRKVGICGQAPSDYPEFTRFLVEQGIDSISLNSDAVVKTTLAVLELERNRVG; encoded by the coding sequence GTGGGTAATGTCACGCAGGATAAGCAGTTGGTGAAATGGTTCGAGGAGCTCGGTATCGAGGACGTTCCGCTGGTCGGCGGAAAGAATGCGTCGTTGGGAGAAATGTATCGTGAGCTGGCCGCCAAAGGCGTGAAGGTGCCCAACGGTTTCGCCGTCACGGCTGAGGCCTATCGACTCTTCCTGAAAGACGCGAAGCTCGATGCCGTGATTCGGTCGATTCTCAACGACTTAGATACGCACGATCTGACCAACCTTCAACAGCGTGGGAAGCAGGTACGGCAGGCGATTCTCGCCGAGACGCTTCCGCCTGAGTTGGCCGATGCGATTACCGACGCCTACGACCGGCTGAGTAAAGGACTTCCCGAGCCAGCGGATGTGGCGGTGCGCAGCAGCGCAACGGCGGAAGATTTGCCGGATGCCAGTTTCGCCGGACAACAAGAGACCTACCTCAATGTGCAGGGGCATCTGTCACTCCTGGAGCATTGCAAGCGCTGTTTTGCCTCGCTCTTCACCGATCGAGCCCTCTCCTACAGGGCGGACAAGGGCTTCGATCATTTGAAGATCGCCCTTTCCATCGGGGTGCAGCGGATGGTGCGATCGGATCTGGCGACCTCCGGCGTGATGTTTTCCATCGACACCGAAACCGGTTTTCGCGAGGCCGTCTTGATCAACGCGGCCTATGGCCTGGGCGAAAACGTCGTGCAGGGGACCGTCAATCCCGACGAGTATTATGTGTTCAAGCCGACGCTCAAGCAGGGCTATCGGCCGATCTTGCAGAAAATGCTCGGAACCAAGGAGTTCAAACTCATCTACGATATCGGCGGCGGCAAGATGGTGAAGAACGTGCCGGTGTCTCAGGGTGACCGATCGAAGTTCGCCGTAACCGACGAGGATATCCTGACCCTCGCCCGCTGGGCCTGCGTGATCGAAGATCATTACAGCGCGAAGCGAGGCACTCCCAGCCCGATGGACATGGAATGGGCCAAAGACGGACTCACCGGAGAACTGTTTATCGTCCAAGCCAGACCGGAAACGGTCCAATCCCTTCAACCGCGCGATACGCTGGAGACCTATCGCTTGAAGGAAAAGGGGAAGGTGTTGGTGGCGGGCCGCAGCGTCGGAGAAAAGATCGGGCAGGGCCCGGTTCGTGTGATCAGGAGCGCCCGGCAGATTCACGAGTTTCAGTCAGGTGAGGTGCTGGTGACCGATAAAACCGATCCTGATTGGGAGCCCATCATGAAAATAGCCTCTGCGATCGTCACCGATCGTGGCGGACGGACCTGCCACGCCGCGATCGTCAGCCGCGAATTGGGCCTGCCGGCCATCGTCGGGACCGAACAGGGGACAGATGTGCTCCTCGACGGACAAGCGGTGACGGTCTCCTGCGCGGAGGGTGATACCGGTTTTGTGTATGAAGGGCAGCTCCCGTTTCACGTCGAGACGCTGGACGTGAAGGGCCTCGGGCGGCCCAAGACTAAAATCATGATGAATGTCGGGAATCCACAAGAAGCCTTCGGACTGTCATTCATTCCCAACGACGGCGTCGGGTTGGCCAGGGAAGAATTCATCATCAGCTCCTACATCAAGGTCCACCCCCTGGCGTTGCTCAACTTTGACCGGCTGGAGGATCAGGCGCTCAAGGCTGAGATCGGGCGGATCACGGCCGGGTACTCGGACAAACCCAGATTCTTTGTCGATAAACTGGCCCAGGGCGTGTCGATGATCGCGGCTGCCTTCTACCCGAAGGATGTGATCGTCCGGCTCAGCGACTTCAAGAGTAATGAGTATGCGGACCTGCTCGGTGGCCGCGGCTACGAACCGAAGGAAGAGAACCCGATGCTGGGCTTTCGCGGGGCGTCACGGTACTACGACCCGCGCTATCGGGAGGGGTTTGCGTTGGAATGCCGGGCGATGAAACAGGTGCGGGATGAGATGGGCCTGATCAACGTGAAACTCATGGTCCCGTTCTGCCGGACGGTCGACGAAGGGCGGCGTGTGATCGCGGAAATGGAGCGACATGGCCTGAAGCAGGGCGAGAGGGGCCTTGAGGTCTACGTGATGTGTGAGATTCCGAGTAACGTGCTACTCGCCGAGCAGTTCGCGGAGATCTTCGACGGTTTTTCTATCGGATCGAACGACCTGACACAACTTGTCCTCGGCGTGGACCGGGATTCAGCAATCGTCGCGCACCTGTTCGACGAGCGGAACGAGGCCGTGAAGAAAATGGTGGCAAGCGTCATTCAAGCGGCCAAGGCGAAGGGACGAAAAGTCGGTATCTGCGGACAGGCGCCGAGCGATTATCCAGAGTTCACCCGGTTCTTGGTGGAGCAAGGCATCGACAGCATTTCGCTCAATTCTGACGCCGTCGTCAAGACCACGCTGGCCGTGTTGGAGTTGGAGCGTAACCGGGTTGGATGA
- a CDS encoding 4Fe-4S dicluster domain-containing protein → MASKSNNQINVIPKVLLQQLIDVLSAQGYRTVGPVARDGAVLWDTIRQVSDLPIGWRDEQAPGRYRIEQTGSARIFGVVHGPQSVKPLAFAPREPLLTIERSQGRVSVQPTMPKSEKVAVLGVRACDLAGLAIQDHIFLKDAYRDPYYRTRRDGLFLIAVNCTRALATCFCASMDTGPRAGASFDLALTELDEAFLVEAGSEAGREVVRALSPAPASTAQTREAEQQIEACAGSQTRQLDRSQLPQALYDAHEHPRWDDVAVRCLACGNCTMVCPTCFCHAVEEVPNLTQTGSEQSRLWDSCFTQDHGYIHGKNIRPTIKDRYRMWLTHKLASWIDQFGTSGCVGCGRCITWCPVGIDLTEELPTLLKPSSPAKEKSSQS, encoded by the coding sequence ATGGCCTCCAAATCTAACAATCAGATTAACGTTATACCGAAAGTTTTGCTTCAACAGTTGATCGATGTGCTTTCTGCACAAGGCTATCGCACGGTCGGTCCGGTCGCGCGCGACGGAGCTGTCCTCTGGGACACCATCCGACAGGTATCGGATCTGCCGATCGGTTGGCGCGATGAGCAGGCGCCTGGACGCTATCGCATAGAACAGACCGGCTCGGCCAGGATTTTCGGTGTGGTCCATGGGCCGCAGTCTGTGAAGCCGCTGGCATTTGCGCCGCGTGAGCCGTTGCTGACGATCGAACGGAGTCAGGGGCGGGTTTCGGTTCAGCCGACAATGCCGAAGAGCGAGAAGGTTGCGGTGCTCGGGGTGCGGGCCTGCGATCTGGCAGGGCTCGCGATCCAGGATCACATCTTTCTGAAAGACGCCTACCGGGATCCCTATTATCGTACACGTCGTGACGGCCTGTTTCTGATTGCGGTGAACTGCACTCGCGCGCTCGCCACCTGTTTTTGCGCCTCGATGGACACCGGTCCGCGAGCGGGCGCAAGTTTCGACCTCGCCCTGACCGAATTGGACGAAGCATTTCTCGTGGAAGCAGGCAGTGAAGCTGGCCGAGAGGTGGTGCGCGCATTATCGCCTGCGCCGGCCTCGACCGCGCAGACCCGCGAAGCCGAACAGCAGATCGAGGCCTGCGCCGGTAGCCAGACGCGGCAGTTGGACCGATCGCAGCTCCCACAGGCCCTGTATGACGCGCATGAGCATCCACGATGGGACGATGTCGCGGTGCGCTGCCTCGCCTGCGGGAATTGCACGATGGTGTGCCCGACCTGTTTCTGTCATGCGGTCGAGGAGGTGCCGAACCTCACGCAGACAGGTAGTGAACAGAGCAGATTGTGGGATTCCTGTTTCACCCAGGACCATGGCTATATTCACGGCAAGAACATTCGACCGACAATCAAGGATCGTTATCGCATGTGGCTCACCCACAAGCTGGCTTCCTGGATCGATCAGTTCGGCACCTCCGGCTGTGTCGGCTGCGGACGGTGCATCACCTGGTGCCCGGTCGGGATCGATCTCACCGAAGAGTTGCCGACGTTACTGAAACCATCGAGTCCGGCCAAGGAAAAATCTAGCCAATCATGA
- the hypF gene encoding carbamoyltransferase HypF, protein MKQDTIVRLRITVEGTVQGVGFRPFTYRVAQELGVAGWVMNSAHGAVLELEGPVAVVETFLARLQSEAPAAAKVDRLTVGPANPMGATVFEIRASEGAGVRRLVVPPDLATCADCLGEMRDPMDRRFRYPFLTCTQCGPRFSLITDIPYDRANSTMSGFLLCRDCQAEYDDHRNRRFHAEPIACPVCGPRLALWNIQGEEVAREQEALQQACEIIRNGGILAVKGVGGFQLWVDACSESAVQRLRLRKMRPDKPFAVLFPSMSAVQTSCGLSQEEEGVLLSPESPIVLLRQSEPFGLALSVSPDNPYVGAMVPYSPLHCLLMTELNAPVVATSGNRSDEPIVIDEQEALVRLAGIADAFLVHDRAIARPVDDSVVRVIEGEQLIIRRARGYVPRSIRIQAPLMNGRAMVPILAVGGHLKNTIALMSGDQIMLSQHLGDLSTLESFEAFHRAVDDLQRLLDVQPKLVACDLHPDYRSTLFAQEFAERHAVPLVRVQHHHAHVAACMAEHGLDGEVLGVAWDGSGYGTDGRIWGGEFLVAGYQGFRRLAHLRPFRLPGGELAMRQPWRCAFSVLWEIYGERMAVQELAVRQGDREERDVLSVLLRTGMASPETTSMGRLFDAVSSLAGFRDVASFEGQGAMALEFAAERYEQLAPGNETGYPFPLARGEDTHAMWVADWQPLIESLIQERRTGSSPERIAYRFHLGMADLIGHVAKQAALPRVVLTGGCFQNALLLRLARRRLEQAGFTVYTHRLVPPNDGGLSLGQAVVAAHRSGGKCDSDV, encoded by the coding sequence ATGAAACAGGACACCATCGTTCGCCTGCGCATCACCGTGGAGGGAACGGTCCAGGGGGTCGGATTCAGGCCGTTCACCTATCGCGTAGCGCAGGAACTGGGAGTGGCCGGATGGGTGATGAACAGCGCTCATGGGGCAGTACTGGAACTTGAGGGGCCGGTTGCTGTGGTGGAGACCTTTCTCGCGCGCCTGCAATCAGAAGCGCCGGCGGCGGCGAAGGTGGACCGGCTGACCGTAGGACCCGCGAATCCGATGGGAGCGACTGTATTTGAGATTCGAGCCAGCGAAGGTGCTGGTGTGCGGCGTTTGGTGGTGCCACCGGACCTTGCGACCTGTGCCGATTGTCTGGGCGAGATGCGCGATCCGATGGATCGGCGCTTCCGCTATCCCTTTCTCACCTGCACCCAATGTGGCCCACGATTCAGCCTCATCACGGACATTCCCTATGACCGCGCCAACAGCACGATGAGCGGGTTCCTCCTGTGCCGGGATTGCCAGGCTGAGTATGACGATCACCGGAATCGTCGCTTTCATGCCGAACCGATCGCCTGTCCAGTGTGTGGTCCTCGATTGGCCCTGTGGAATATTCAGGGAGAAGAGGTGGCCCGTGAGCAGGAAGCGTTGCAGCAGGCCTGCGAGATCATTCGGAACGGCGGGATCCTCGCGGTCAAGGGAGTCGGAGGATTTCAGTTGTGGGTGGATGCCTGCTCGGAATCAGCGGTGCAACGGCTACGCCTGCGCAAAATGAGACCGGATAAACCCTTTGCGGTCTTGTTCCCCTCTATGTCCGCTGTGCAGACATCATGCGGCCTGAGTCAGGAGGAAGAAGGAGTACTGCTCTCTCCCGAATCGCCGATTGTGCTGCTGCGACAGAGCGAACCGTTCGGACTGGCTCTATCTGTGTCGCCGGACAATCCTTACGTCGGCGCGATGGTGCCCTACAGCCCGCTCCACTGTCTGCTCATGACTGAGTTGAACGCTCCGGTGGTAGCCACCAGCGGCAATCGTTCAGACGAGCCGATTGTGATCGATGAACAAGAGGCGTTGGTTCGACTTGCTGGAATTGCCGATGCGTTCCTCGTGCACGATCGAGCGATCGCGCGGCCAGTTGATGATTCAGTCGTACGTGTGATCGAAGGCGAGCAGTTGATCATCCGGCGAGCGAGGGGATACGTGCCGCGATCAATCAGGATACAGGCGCCCCTGATGAACGGACGCGCGATGGTTCCGATCCTGGCAGTCGGGGGCCATCTCAAGAACACGATTGCACTGATGTCCGGCGATCAGATCATGCTGAGCCAGCACCTTGGCGATCTGTCTACCCTGGAATCCTTCGAGGCGTTTCATCGCGCCGTTGATGATCTGCAACGGCTGCTCGACGTACAGCCGAAACTCGTCGCCTGCGATCTCCATCCCGACTATCGATCAACCCTGTTTGCGCAGGAATTCGCCGAGCGCCACGCGGTTCCGCTCGTTCGAGTGCAACATCATCATGCGCATGTCGCCGCCTGTATGGCGGAACATGGATTGGATGGCGAGGTGCTGGGCGTCGCCTGGGACGGGTCCGGGTACGGAACGGATGGCAGGATCTGGGGAGGGGAGTTCCTTGTCGCAGGGTATCAAGGCTTCAGGCGCCTTGCCCATCTTCGGCCCTTCCGCTTGCCTGGCGGAGAGCTGGCCATGCGTCAACCCTGGCGTTGTGCCTTCTCAGTCCTATGGGAAATCTATGGCGAGAGGATGGCGGTTCAGGAACTTGCGGTCCGGCAGGGTGATAGAGAGGAACGCGACGTGCTATCGGTCCTCTTGAGGACGGGCATGGCCTCTCCCGAGACCACCAGCATGGGACGACTGTTCGATGCCGTATCTTCACTTGCTGGCTTCCGTGATGTAGCCAGTTTTGAAGGACAGGGGGCCATGGCCCTTGAGTTTGCCGCAGAACGGTATGAACAGCTTGCTCCAGGTAATGAGACGGGTTATCCATTTCCTCTCGCACGGGGTGAGGACACCCACGCAATGTGGGTAGCTGACTGGCAGCCACTGATTGAGTCGCTGATACAGGAGAGGCGCACAGGAAGCAGTCCCGAACGAATCGCCTATCGGTTTCACCTCGGCATGGCCGATCTGATCGGCCATGTGGCGAAGCAAGCGGCGTTACCGCGGGTGGTGCTGACCGGTGGATGCTTCCAGAATGCCCTGTTGCTCCGGCTTGCGCGTCGCCGGTTGGAGCAAGCGGGGTTTACCGTCTATACCCATCGCCTGGTGCCGCCCAACGACGGGGGGCTCTCCCTTGGACAGGCGGTCGTGGCGGCGCATCGTTCCGGCGGGAAGTGCGATTCAGACGTATGA